From Triticum aestivum cultivar Chinese Spring chromosome 7B, IWGSC CS RefSeq v2.1, whole genome shotgun sequence:
TCTTGGTCACGTAGTGCCTTGCCAGGAAGCCGCCGGGGAAGGCCAGCAGCACGAAGGCCACGCAGACTGTCACGGCCACTATGGTCCTTGTCCTCGCCGACATCCTCGCCGGAGGATTATTGCTTCGCCGAACTTTGATCAGTGCCTTGGTGGTGACGTCGCTGGCCTGCCGCCCGTTTGTCAGCGCCGCCATCTCGGCGCAGTCGGTCCCGCCGATCATCAGCGCGGCGGCGCAGTAGCAGTCGTTGAGGCAGTAGTCGCGGCACTGGTCCTCCGTGACCGACGTGAACTTCTTGTAGTAGATCGATGTCTCCCAGGTGGTGTTGGGCAGATCGACGAGCGTGTACTCCTCGGTGTTGTTCTCGCCGTCGCAGCTCTGCGGCTCGAACACCGGCGTGCAGCCGCTGTCCGTGTGCTGCGCGTCGGTGTACGTGTACCCCGACGGGCACACGCAGCGGAGCCGGTCCTTCTGCTCCGTGCAGTACGACCCCGGGCCGCACACGCCCTGCAGCCCGGATGTCCTCTTGTTGCAGGCGTCGCTGGGGAAGGCCCCCGAGACGCTCCATGACGTGTTGCCGCCGCCGTCCGGGACGTTCTTGGCGCGGGCATAGGCACGGACGACGCCGTCTGGGTCCATCCTGGCGAACCTGTAGAACTTGCCGGCGCTGCCGGTCGCCACCGGTGATATCAGGCTCTGGACGTCGCCGTTGTACAGAGTGGAGCTGAGGCCGCCCTGGTCGTCGAAGGTGACCGTCGTGTTGCCGCTGGAGCTGATGGTATGGGCCTGCCAGTAGGCGTTGTCCGGGCTGTTGCCGCTGAGCAGGTCCACGTAGAGCACGACGTTGCCGTCCGTCTGGACGCCCATGGTGAACCGGCCGGTGGTGAACTCCGCGTCCGCGCGCCTGGAGATGAGCTTCCCCTGGGACCGATCGTCCATGGTCAAGGACTGGCCCGGCACCAGCGTGTCCGTCGGGTACCAGAAGCTCGCCCACAGCACGTTCTccgggccgccgccgtcgccgaggaACTGGAGGTTGCTGGAGTCGAGGAGCGCGAGCACGGACCCGCGCTTGAGGCTGGGGATCGGCGCCCTCCACAGCACCCGATTGCCGCCGCCGTCGGCGGTGTCCGCGAGCGCCAGCTGGCCGTCGGCCGTGACGCTGAGAGCGGACTGCGCCGTGGCGAGGGCGGCCGACGAGTACGTCGACGACTGCCTGGCGAACCACACCACGGACTGCAGCTGGGAGGAGCCACTGGGCCGGCCGTCGTCGTCGGAGCCGGAGCGGAACCATGTGGCGAGGAGGAACTTGCCCGGGCTGGAGTC
This genomic window contains:
- the LOC123162705 gene encoding G-type lectin S-receptor-like serine/threonine-protein kinase LECRK3, which gives rise to MGPPSSALFLAAFLAVLSGHVAAAARSNLTAGVPMTPPSYITSPSGVFAFGFRALDDSSPGKFLLATWFRSGSDDDGRPSGSSQLQSVVWFARQSSTYSSAALATAQSALSVTADGQLALADTADGGGNRVLWRAPIPSLKRGSVLALLDSSNLQFLGDGGGPENVLWASFWYPTDTLVPGQSLTMDDRSQGKLISRRADAEFTTGRFTMGVQTDGNVVLYVDLLSGNSPDNAYWQAHTISSSGNTTVTFDDQGGLSSTLYNGDVQSLISPVATGSAGKFYRFARMDPDGVVRAYARAKNVPDGGGNTSWSVSGAFPSDACNKRTSGLQGVCGPGSYCTEQKDRLRCVCPSGYTYTDAQHTDSGCTPVFEPQSCDGENNTEEYTLVDLPNTTWETSIYYKKFTSVTEDQCRDYCLNDCYCAAALMIGGTDCAEMAALTNGRQASDVTTKALIKVRRSNNPPARMSARTRTIVAVTVCVAFVLLAFPGGFLARHYVTKKSRERQDLLSVRAFSWKELHRATNGFEKLLGKGSFGEVYQGELKSPRRRLIAVKRLINSNEYSEREFSNEVQSIGQIHHRNLVRMIGYCKEGKHRMLVLEFMPGGSLRGFLFKPERPPWSWRAEAALGIARGIEYLHDGCVSPIMHCDIKPDNILLDGAYAPKITDFGISKLLGNQQVHTTVTNIRGTRGYIAPEWFRSDARIDTKVDVYSFGVVLLEMICCRKCQDPLVDQGGDETVTLFGWAIQLVSSQRTELILPDDDDAAADMERVERFARVAFWCIEPNPSLRPTMHHVVQMLESAVGEAEVLPDPPACYMDSAPLIVSSV